One genomic window of Eriocheir sinensis breed Jianghai 21 chromosome 57, ASM2467909v1, whole genome shotgun sequence includes the following:
- the LOC126984395 gene encoding AN1-type zinc finger protein 1-like, whose amino-acid sequence MELPDLGKQCGVESCRQLDFLPIVCGACGGVFCKEHSLPFYHQCVSEAEEEKTREEGDDRKITRHPCQFPKCDGGELTPVLCPACGLNFCLAHRHQPDHQCPHQPQQGPSEQEKAAAEKIKQIADRMDGGGGGERRGKGKKSEQLSAKVQLMKLKQKSEGEKGIPSEERIYLLVSLPPSSSSSSSSLAVFVSRAWSIGRAIDSIASIAKLKNQNNITSAPKLRLFHPTTKELLGPPEQLLGDLIATQVLFNGQSVLMGCVAEGLTSL is encoded by the exons ATGGAGCTCCCCGACTTGGGCAAACAGTGCGGCGTTGAGTCTTGCCGGCAGCTTGACTTCCTGCCTATCGTCTGTGGGGCTTGTGGGGGCGTCTTCTGCAAGGAACACAGCCTGCCCTTCTACCACCAGTGTGTgagcgaggcggaggaggagaagacgagagaggaaggtgatgatAGGAAG ATCACGCGCCACCCCTGCCAGTTTCCGAAGTGTGACGGGGGCGAGCTTACACCTGTTCTCTGCCCTGCCTGTGGCCTGAATTTCTGCCTGGCTCACCGACACcag CCAGACCACCAGTGCCCCCACCAACCCCAGCAGGGCCCCAGCGAGCAGGAGAAGGCAGCAGCAGAGAAGATTAAGCAGATAGCGGAcagaatggatggaggaggaggaggagagaggagagggaaagggaagaaatcgGAGCAACTTTCcgctaag gtccaGCTCATGAAGTTGAAGCAGAAgtcggagggagagaaaggaatccCATCGGAGGAAAGAATCTacctccttgtctcccttcccccctcctcctcctcctcctcctcctctctggctgTCTTCGTCTCCCGCGCCTGGTCTATCGGAAGGGCTATTGACTCTATTGCTTCTATTGCGaag ctCAAGAACCAGAACAACATCACCAGTGCCCCAAAACTCCGCCTCTTCCACCCAACCACCAAAGAGTTACTGGGCCCACCGGAGCAGCTGCTGGGCGACCTCATAGCAACTCAAGTCTTGTTCAACGGGCAGAGTGTGTTGATGGGGTGTGTGGCGGAGGGGTTGACGAGCTTGTGA
- the LOC126984397 gene encoding anaphase-promoting complex subunit 13-like → MDSQVQLDGRLLLLVDTAWLVDRLPSDDIAVPVQELPDPEPDTATPHQTLRQQEHKWCDLMLTNLNDTQTQNAGN, encoded by the coding sequence ATGGACTCCCAGGTTCAGCTTGATgggcggctgctgctgctggtggacaCGGCCTGGCTGGTGGACCGCCTGCCCAGCGACGACATAGCGGTGCCGGTGCAGGAGCTGCCGGACCCTGAGCCAGACACCGCCACGCCCCACCAGACCCTCCGGCAGCAGGAACACAAGTGGTGCGACCTCATGCTGACCAACCTCAACGACACGCAGACACAGAACGCCGGGAACTAG